The following coding sequences are from one Cervus canadensis isolate Bull #8, Minnesota chromosome 4, ASM1932006v1, whole genome shotgun sequence window:
- the RARS1 gene encoding arginine--tRNA ligase, cytoplasmic — translation MDALVAHCSARLLQQEKEIKFLTAEIDRLKNYSCSEASSDLENLREENLKLKYRLNILRKSLQAERNKPTKNMININSCLEEVFGCAIKAAYPVLENPPLIVTPSQQPKFGDYQCNSAMGICQMLKTKEQKVNPREIAENIVKHLPDNEYIEKVEIAGPGFINIHLRKGFVSQQLTNLLVNGVKIPSIGENKKVIVDFSSPNIAKEMHVGHLRSTIIGESMCRLFEFAGYNVLRLNHVGDWGTQFGMLIAHLQDKFPDYLTVSPPIGDLQAFYKESKKRFDTEEEFKKRAYQCVVLLQSKNPDIIKAWKLICDVSRQEFNKIYEALDISLIERGESFYQDRMHDIVKEFEDRGFVQVDDGRKIVFVPGCSVPLTIVKSDGGYTYDTSDLAAIKQRLFEEKADMIIYVVDNGQSLHFQTIFGAAQMIGWYDPEVTRVSHAGFGVVLGEDKKKFKTRSGETVRLIDLLEEGLKRSMDKLKEKERDKVLTTEELKAAQTSVAYGCIKYADLSHNRLNDYIFSFDKMLDDRGNTAAYLLYAFTRIRSIARLANIDEEMLRKAAQETKIILDHEKEWKLGRCILRFPEVLQKILDDLLLHTLCDYIYELATTFTEFYDSCYCVEKDRQSGEVLKVNMWRMLLCEAVAAVMAKGFDILGIKPVQRM, via the exons GAAAAAGAGATAAAGTTTCTGACTGCTGAAATTGATCGGTTGAAAAACTACAGCTGTTCAGAAGCTTCTTCAGATTTGGAGAATTtgagagaagaaaatttaaaattaaagtatcgACTGAATATTCTCCGAAAA AGTCTTCAGGCAGAAAGGAACAAACCAACCAAGAATATGATTAACATCAATAGCTGCCTGGAAGAGGTCTTTGGTTGTGCCATTAAGGCTGCCTATCCAGTTTTGGAAAATCCTCCACTGATAGTGACACCAAGTCAGCAGCCCAAGTTTGGGGACTATCAGTGTAATAGTGCTATGGGCATCTGTCAG ATGCTTAAAACCAAGGAACAGAAAGTTAATCCAAGAGAAATTGCTGAAAACATTGTCAAACACCTCCCAGACAATGAATATATTGAGAAAGTTGAAATTGCTGGTCCTG GTTTTATTAATATCCACTTAAGAAAGGGCTTTGTATCACAACAGTTGACCAATCTCTTGGTGAATGGTGTTAAAATACCTTCCATTGGAGAGAACAAAaag GTTATAGTTGACTTTTCCTCTCCCAACATAGCTAAAGAGATGCATGTAGGCCACCTCCGGTCAACAATCATAGGCGAGAGCATGTGCCGCCTCTTTGAGTTCGCAGGATATAATGTGCTGAG ATTAAACCATGTAGGAGATTGGGGAACCCAGTTTGGCATGCTCATTGCTCACCTGCAAGATAAATTTCCAGATTACCTAACAGTTTCGCCTCCCATTGGGGATCTTCAGGCTTTTTATAAG GAATCCAAGAAGAGATTTGATACTGAGGAGGAATTTAAGAAGCGAGCATATCAGTGTGTTGTTTTGCTCCAGAGTAAAAATCCAGACATCATAAAAGCTTGGAAACTTATCTGTGATGTCTCCCGCCAAG AGTTTAATAAAATCTATGAGGCATTGGACATCTCTTTAATAGAGAGGGGAGAATCCTTCTATCAAGATAGGAtgcatgacattgtaaaggaatTTGAAGATAGAG gaTTTGTGCAAGTGGACGATGGCAGAAAGATTGTGTTTGTTCCAGGATGTTCTGTACCATTAACCATAGTAAAATCGGATGGAGGTTATACCTATGATACATCTGACCTGGCTGCCATTAAACAAAGACTATTTGAGGAAAAAGCAGATATGATCATCTATGTGGTGGACAATGGACAA tCCTTACACTTCCAGACAATATTTGGTGCTGCTCAAATGATTGGTTGGTATGACCCTGAAGTAACTCGAGTGTCTCATGCTGGATTTGGCGTGGTGCTGGGGGAAGACAA GAAGAAGTTTAAAACACGATCAGGTGAAACAGTGCGCCTCATTGACCTCCTGGAAGAAGGACTAAAACGCTCCATGGACaaattgaaggaaaaagaaagagacaag gTCTTAACCACAGAGGAATTGAAGGCTGCTCAGACATCTGTTGCTTATGGCTGTATCAAATATGCTGATCTTTCCCATAACCGGCTGAATGACTATATCTTCTCCTTTGACAAAATGCTGGATGACAGAGGAAATACAGCGGCTTACTTGTTGTATGCCTTCACTAGAATCAG GTCGATTGCACGTCTGGCCAATATTGATGAAGAGATGCTCCGGAAAGCCGCTCAAGAGACCAAAATCATTTTGGACCACGAGAAGGAATGGAAACTAGGCCGGTGCATTTTGCGGTTCCCTGAGGTTCTGCAGAAGATTCTAGATGACTTACTTCTCCACACTCTGTGTGATTATATCTATGAGCTGGCAACTACTTTCACAGAATTCTATGATAGCTGCTATTGTGTGGAAAAAGATCGGCAGAGTG GAGAAGTACTGAAGGTGAACATGTGGCGTATGCTGCTATGTGAAGCAGTTGCTGCTGTCATGGCTAAGGGGTTTGATATTCTGGGAATAAAACCCGTCCAAAGAATGTAA